The Marivirga tractuosa DSM 4126 genome contains the following window.
ATGCTTTTAGAAGAACTTTGAAGTTCGTGAAACCAGGTCTAAAAGAGTACGAGATTGAAGCAGAAGTTTTGCACGAATTTGTCAGACAAGGCTCTAAAGGGTTCGCTTACACTCCAATCGTTGCTTCAGGTGGGAATGCATGTGTTCTTCATTATATTGAAAATAAAGACGTTTGCAAAGATGGAGATTTATTGTTGATGGACGTAGGAGCTGAGTATGGTAATTATAATGCGGATATGACAAGAGCTATCCCAGTAAATGGAAGATATACCCAAAGACAAAAAGATGTTTATAATGCAGTCTTGAGAGTGATGAAGGAATGCTATAAAATCTTAACGCCAGGGAACAGAATTCCAGAATACCACAAAGAAGTGGGTAAATTGATGGAAAACGAGTTGTTAGGATTGGGCTTATTGGATAAGACTGATATCAAAAATCAAGATCCAGCAAATCCTGCCTATAAAAAATATTTCATGCACGGTACTTCTCACCATATCGGATTGGATGTTCATGATGTAGGTAATATTTACCGAAAATTTGAGCCTAATATGGTTTTCACAATTGAGCCGGGTATTTATATTCAAGATGAAGGGATTGGGGTGCGTTTAGAAAATGACGTAGTCATCACGAAAGATGGTCATCATGATATGATGGGAAATATCCCGATCGAAATAGATGAGATTGAAGATCTCATGAATAGCTAATGATACAAAGCGATGATTGAGAGATCATCGCTTTTTTTATTCAAAAACAGCCACAGCCCTAACAGGAGAACCTGTTCCGCCTCTTATTTTCAAAGGAAATGCTATGAACCGGAATCTTCCCCTACCGATTAATTGATGCAGATTGATCATGTTTTCATAATGAGTGAAGCCTAATTCCCCGCAAACAAGATGGACTTCCTTATTGGAAACCTTTCTAACGCCTGGAGACATGGTTTCCACTCCAAAAGCTGAAATCATTTGCTCTCCTAACCACCTAGCTGTTTCACTAGAAATACCAGGGCCATTTCCCCAGTCTGCTTTGTTGAAATGCTTTCTATAATGATCAGTATACAGAAGAACTGTGTCACCTTTTTTGATTTCTACATTAGCTTTCTTGCAAGCTAATTCAACTTCATGTGGTTCTATGAGTTCAGCTAGCTTTTTGTGCGAAAAGTCTAAGCAAATCCCTTCTGTGTAAAACATAGACAAAGGCATTTTATCAATTGACTGCCCTTCATATTGCTGAGCCATGTGGTTTATGGCATCTACATGAGTACCGGTATGTTCGCCAAGTTCTAGTTTATGAACAGCTGGTGTACGCTTTTCACGATTTCGAATTCCAGCCCATTCTTCATGCGAATTATGGATTCTCATTTTGACCTGAGGAAGGTCTTTAAAAACAGGCATTCCTTCATAAATTTCTTGGCTTAGGTCAATGATTTCGGGCATAACTTTACTAATTAATTAAAGTGCAAAATATTTGAAAATATTTAAATAAATTTCAATTGAAGTGTTTATTACCAGATGAATATCAATTTTAACTTAGATGTAATTAAATCATGAATAAATCCCTATTCTTCCTTTTCCTTCCATTAAACCTATTAGCCATTGATCCTGATAAGGAATACACTATAACTCCCGATTCAATTGGCTGGGAATATGAAGAATTAACTGCGACCACTGAAGACGGATATGATTTGAATACATGGATTTATGCGCCTAATCCTGATAATGAGAAAGATGAGGTCCTGGTTTTAGTATATCCAGATGCTGGAAATATGTCCTATTTCGTGTATCATGCTTCTATTATGGCGAATTTAGGTTATACAGTCGTCACTTTTGATTATCGGGGCTTTGGTAAAAGTGATGATTTTGATATTAAATCCGATTATTTATTTCATACAGAATTCGCCACCGATTTAGAAGCAGTGGTGAATTTTACTGAAAAAAAAATTAAAAATAAAGGTATAGGGGTATGGGGATTATCAATGGGTACGATGGTCACTACTTATGCTTTCCAGGAGATTAAGAATAAAATAGAATTTCTGATTTATGATGCGTTTGTTTATAATCCTGCTGATCATATTCAGAGAACAAAATCTCTCAAGGGAAAGGAAACCTATTCTCCCATTGAATCAAATGAATA
Protein-coding sequences here:
- a CDS encoding aminopeptidase P family protein, with product MRYKTLDSSLYIKNRKNFMKQMPARSLAVFNSNDVMPMNADGTMTFWQNSDLFYLTGIDQEESILVLFPDFDNDSWREILFVTETNEHIAVWEGHKYTKEEATAASGIPTVMWLSQFETVFNTLMAEAEQVFINTNEHIRNATPVETRDMRFIKWLQERYPAHQYRKAAPILYDLRAIKDPQEITQMERACKITEDAFRRTLKFVKPGLKEYEIEAEVLHEFVRQGSKGFAYTPIVASGGNACVLHYIENKDVCKDGDLLLMDVGAEYGNYNADMTRAIPVNGRYTQRQKDVYNAVLRVMKECYKILTPGNRIPEYHKEVGKLMENELLGLGLLDKTDIKNQDPANPAYKKYFMHGTSHHIGLDVHDVGNIYRKFEPNMVFTIEPGIYIQDEGIGVRLENDVVITKDGHHDMMGNIPIEIDEIEDLMNS
- a CDS encoding cyclase family protein, which encodes MPEIIDLSQEIYEGMPVFKDLPQVKMRIHNSHEEWAGIRNREKRTPAVHKLELGEHTGTHVDAINHMAQQYEGQSIDKMPLSMFYTEGICLDFSHKKLAELIEPHEVELACKKANVEIKKGDTVLLYTDHYRKHFNKADWGNGPGISSETARWLGEQMISAFGVETMSPGVRKVSNKEVHLVCGELGFTHYENMINLHQLIGRGRFRFIAFPLKIRGGTGSPVRAVAVFE
- a CDS encoding alpha/beta hydrolase family protein; protein product: MNKSLFFLFLPLNLLAIDPDKEYTITPDSIGWEYEELTATTEDGYDLNTWIYAPNPDNEKDEVLVLVYPDAGNMSYFVYHASIMANLGYTVVTFDYRGFGKSDDFDIKSDYLFHTEFATDLEAVVNFTEKKIKNKGIGVWGLSMGTMVTTYAFQEIKNKIEFLIYDAFVYNPADHIQRTKSLKGKETYSPIESNEYIQKWKVIDIPLLLFAGKEDKITTVQDAKTNRDVFSIKPEIEFFAGGHLMGFQHKIDNKGFGGWYSSQMQEFIEVISLN